A single genomic interval of Thermus hydrothermalis harbors:
- a CDS encoding YgfZ/GcvT domain-containing protein, translating to MEALLAKALAGEGFFAFPGVLLVRGPDALSFLQGQCTRDLRRLSAPMGALFLNHKGQIEEAATVFPHKEGFLLAPWGTLEGLRNRLKRYIVFDQVELQALPLFRLVYADGREELGETSEGAWPGELYPLYTLLKGLPLLSDIRGELPQSVGLLSLVDYGKGCYVGQEIMARTEGKAAPYRLVGLRVVERGEAPAELFWEGKRVGEAKRLEATPFGPLGLGVVRPEVPFGAVVEGGGGRYRLSSLPFEEAAWSGQSSSA from the coding sequence ATGGAGGCCCTGTTGGCCAAGGCTCTTGCGGGGGAAGGCTTCTTCGCCTTTCCCGGCGTCCTCCTGGTGCGGGGGCCCGATGCCCTTTCCTTCCTCCAGGGGCAGTGCACCCGGGACCTGAGGCGCCTTTCGGCCCCTATGGGGGCCTTATTCCTCAACCACAAGGGCCAGATAGAGGAGGCGGCCACGGTTTTCCCCCACAAGGAGGGCTTCCTCCTCGCCCCTTGGGGCACCCTCGAGGGCCTTCGGAATAGGCTTAAGCGCTACATCGTCTTTGACCAGGTGGAACTCCAGGCGCTTCCCCTTTTCCGCCTGGTCTATGCGGACGGGCGGGAGGAGCTAGGGGAGACCTCCGAGGGGGCGTGGCCTGGGGAGCTTTACCCCCTTTACACCCTCCTCAAAGGCCTTCCCCTCCTCTCCGACATCCGGGGGGAGCTTCCCCAAAGCGTGGGCCTCCTCTCCCTGGTGGACTACGGCAAGGGGTGCTACGTGGGCCAGGAGATCATGGCCCGCACCGAGGGCAAGGCGGCGCCCTACCGCTTGGTGGGCCTGAGGGTGGTGGAAAGGGGGGAGGCCCCGGCGGAGCTTTTCTGGGAGGGCAAGCGGGTGGGGGAGGCGAAGCGCCTCGAGGCCACCCCCTTTGGCCCCTTGGGCCTAGGGGTGGTGCGGCCGGAGGTGCCCTTTGGAGCGGTGGTGGAAGGGGGCGGTGGGCGGTACCGCCTTTCCTCCCTTCCCTTTGAGGAGGCGGCGTGGAGCGGGCAGAGCTCATCGGCGTAG
- a CDS encoding CinA family nicotinamide mononucleotide deamidase-related protein → MERAELIGVGTELIYGETLDTNTAEIARSLKPYALKVERTLRVVDEPEPLAQEVRAAWERARLVVLSGGLGPTPDDVTREAVALALGEPLELDEAVLAEIKALFRARGRDMPPANRKQALKIPSATWLKNPVGTAPGWWVRKGGKDLVLLPGPPPEWRPMWREVLPRLALPPRPYAERVFKTWGIGESDIVERLGELFVRGEEVEVGTYPKLHGVEVVVRGREDRVAELAERIKKKLLREIWGEGDLTLAEAVKRRMELEGATLATMESLTGGLLGAEITRVPGASRFYLGGVVSYSVGAKARFGVPEELLAKTVSAETAKAMAEAARSLFGATYALATTGVAGPDPLEGEPVGTVYVALAGPKGTEARRYRFPGDREAVRLRSVYAALALLVT, encoded by the coding sequence GTGGAGCGGGCAGAGCTCATCGGCGTAGGCACGGAACTCATCTACGGGGAAACCCTGGACACCAACACGGCGGAGATCGCCCGAAGCCTCAAGCCCTACGCCCTCAAGGTGGAAAGGACCCTGCGGGTGGTGGACGAGCCCGAGCCCCTGGCCCAGGAGGTGCGGGCGGCCTGGGAGCGGGCGCGGCTCGTGGTCCTCTCGGGGGGGCTTGGCCCCACCCCGGACGACGTGACCCGGGAGGCGGTGGCCCTGGCCCTGGGGGAGCCCTTGGAGCTGGACGAGGCCGTGCTGGCAGAGATTAAGGCCCTTTTCCGCGCCCGGGGGCGGGATATGCCCCCGGCCAACCGCAAGCAGGCCCTGAAGATCCCCTCGGCCACCTGGCTTAAAAACCCCGTGGGCACCGCCCCGGGCTGGTGGGTGCGCAAGGGGGGCAAGGACCTCGTCCTCCTCCCGGGGCCTCCCCCCGAGTGGCGGCCCATGTGGCGGGAGGTGCTCCCGAGGCTTGCCCTTCCCCCAAGGCCCTACGCCGAACGGGTCTTCAAGACCTGGGGCATCGGGGAGTCGGACATCGTGGAGCGGCTTGGGGAACTTTTCGTCCGGGGCGAGGAGGTGGAGGTGGGCACCTACCCCAAGCTCCACGGGGTGGAGGTGGTGGTCCGGGGCCGGGAGGACCGGGTGGCGGAGCTTGCGGAAAGGATCAAGAAGAAGCTTTTGCGGGAGATCTGGGGCGAAGGGGACCTGACCCTGGCCGAGGCGGTGAAAAGGCGCATGGAGCTGGAGGGGGCCACCCTGGCCACCATGGAAAGCCTCACGGGGGGGCTGCTCGGGGCGGAGATCACCCGGGTTCCCGGGGCGAGCCGCTTCTACCTGGGGGGCGTGGTATCCTATTCCGTAGGGGCCAAGGCCCGCTTCGGTGTGCCTGAGGAGCTTTTGGCCAAGACGGTTTCCGCCGAAACGGCCAAGGCCATGGCGGAGGCCGCAAGGTCCCTTTTTGGCGCCACCTATGCCCTGGCCACCACGGGGGTGGCGGGGCCTGACCCCTTGGAGGGCGAGCCCGTGGGCACGGTCTACGTGGCCCTGGCGGGGCCCAAGGGGACGGAGGCCAGGCGCTACCGCTTTCCCGGGGACCGGGAGGCGGTGCGGCTTCGGAGCGTCTACGCCGCCTTGGCCCTTTTGGTGACATGA
- the thpR gene encoding RNA 2',3'-cyclic phosphodiesterase codes for MRLFYAVFLPEDVRRALVEAQEKVSRYKGWKEVAPHQLHLTLLFLGERPEGDLEDLLALGHRLGRLHAPFPARIRGTGYFPNEGTPRVWFAKAEGEGFSLLAGALREGVSELLGEEALRAGGDKPFKPHITLARRKAPAPRVPPVVFGLEWPVTEFALVRSELRPKGPVYTILEKFPLRGEHGREQEESAGERPKDH; via the coding sequence ATGAGGCTCTTCTACGCAGTTTTTCTCCCTGAGGACGTGCGGCGGGCCCTGGTGGAGGCCCAGGAAAAGGTGTCCCGCTATAAGGGCTGGAAGGAGGTGGCGCCCCACCAGCTCCACCTCACCCTGCTCTTCCTGGGCGAGAGGCCGGAAGGGGACCTCGAGGACCTCCTTGCCCTGGGCCACCGCCTGGGGCGCCTCCATGCCCCTTTCCCCGCCCGCATCCGGGGCACGGGCTACTTCCCCAACGAGGGCACCCCCAGGGTCTGGTTCGCCAAGGCGGAGGGGGAAGGGTTTTCCCTCCTGGCGGGGGCCTTGAGGGAAGGGGTGTCGGAGCTTTTGGGGGAGGAGGCCCTAAGGGCGGGAGGGGATAAGCCCTTCAAGCCCCACATCACCCTGGCCCGGCGCAAGGCCCCCGCCCCACGGGTACCCCCCGTGGTCTTCGGCTTGGAGTGGCCGGTAACGGAGTTCGCCCTGGTGCGCTCCGAGCTTCGGCCCAAGGGGCCCGTGTACACTATTCTGGAGAAATTCCCTTTAAGAGGTGAACATGGACGAGAACAAGAGGAAAGCGCTGGAGAACGCCCTAAAGACCATTGA
- the recA gene encoding recombinase RecA, translating into MDENKRKALENALKTIEKEFGKGAVMRLGEMPKLQVDVIPTGSLGLDLALGIGGIPRGRVVEIYGPESGGKTTLALTIIAQAQKQGGIAAFVDAEHALDPLYAARLGVKVEDLLVSQPDTGEQALEIVELLARSGAVDVIVVDSVAALVPKAEIEGDMGDAHVGLQARLMSQALRKLTAVLSKSNTAAIFINQVREKVGVMYGNPETTPGGRALKFYASVRLDVRKSGQPIKVGSEAVGIKVKVKVVKNKLAPPFREAELEIYFGKGFDPVMDLVNVAVAAGVIEKAGSWFSYGEHRLGQGKEKAADFLKERPELLEEIRAKVLERADQVVLAASEEGEE; encoded by the coding sequence ATGGACGAGAACAAGAGGAAAGCGCTGGAGAACGCCCTAAAGACCATTGAGAAGGAGTTCGGCAAGGGGGCGGTGATGCGGCTTGGGGAGATGCCCAAGCTCCAGGTGGACGTGATCCCCACGGGCTCCTTGGGCCTGGACCTGGCCTTGGGCATCGGGGGTATTCCCCGGGGCCGGGTGGTGGAGATCTACGGCCCCGAGTCCGGGGGCAAGACCACCCTGGCCCTCACCATCATCGCCCAGGCGCAGAAGCAAGGGGGTATCGCCGCCTTCGTGGACGCCGAGCACGCCCTGGACCCCCTCTACGCCGCAAGGCTTGGGGTCAAGGTGGAAGACCTCCTGGTTTCCCAGCCGGACACGGGGGAGCAGGCGCTGGAGATCGTGGAGCTTTTGGCCCGCTCCGGGGCGGTGGACGTCATCGTGGTGGACTCCGTGGCCGCCTTGGTGCCCAAGGCGGAGATTGAGGGGGACATGGGGGACGCCCACGTGGGCCTCCAGGCCCGGCTCATGAGCCAGGCCCTGCGCAAGCTCACCGCGGTCCTCTCCAAGAGCAACACCGCCGCCATCTTCATCAACCAGGTGCGGGAGAAGGTGGGGGTGATGTACGGCAACCCCGAGACCACCCCGGGGGGGCGGGCCCTCAAGTTCTACGCCAGCGTGCGCCTGGATGTGCGCAAAAGCGGCCAGCCCATCAAGGTGGGGAGCGAGGCGGTGGGCATCAAGGTCAAGGTCAAGGTGGTGAAGAACAAGCTGGCCCCCCCCTTCCGCGAGGCGGAGCTGGAGATCTACTTCGGCAAGGGCTTTGACCCGGTGATGGACCTGGTGAACGTGGCCGTGGCTGCTGGGGTCATTGAGAAGGCGGGGAGCTGGTTCTCCTACGGCGAGCACCGCCTGGGCCAGGGCAAGGAGAAGGCGGCGGACTTCCTCAAGGAGCGGCCTGAACTCTTAGAGGAGATCCGGGCCAAGGTCCTGGAGCGGGCCGACCAGGTGGTCCTCGCCGCCAGCGAAGAGGGGGAGGAATGA
- the rny gene encoding ribonuclease Y gives MSLLDLVLLALVLLLLAALFLRRKGEDRTGEEAKRLLEAAKEEAKAALEAARKEAKEILETARHEAKALREEAEARAKALRGELEAELKRRAEAAEAEAKARLAQLEERLKAEREELRAERDRLRGLQEELKAERERLKEEREELRREAERLSKRGEALDARALKLDALEEALAQKEEALKAREAGLLEREREIEKKLYEVAGLSPEEARRLILEKLDQELEEEKAQRVRAALEKVRLEARREAQKILAQAIQRQASETAAQLAVSVVPIPSDAMKGRIIGREGRNIRTFEALTGVDLIIDDTPEAVLLSSFNPIRREIARMALEELLKDGRIHPSRIEEVVEKAKQEMKTFIYERGEEAALEAGVVGLKPGLIQLLGRLHFRSSYGQNVLKHSVQVAHLAGIMAAELGLDAALAKRAGLLHDIGKSVDREVEGSHVEIGIALARRFGEPKEVIDGIAHHHDPENAETVYAVLVAAADALSAARPGARRESLEEYLQRLEALERIALSFPGVETAFAVQAGREVRVIVKPDKITDAKAVLLAREIASRIEREMNYPGQVQVTVVRESRAVEYAR, from the coding sequence ATGAGCCTTCTGGACCTGGTCCTTTTGGCCCTGGTCCTCCTTCTCTTGGCGGCCCTTTTCCTAAGGCGTAAGGGCGAGGACCGCACGGGGGAGGAGGCGAAGCGCCTCCTCGAGGCCGCCAAGGAGGAGGCGAAGGCGGCCCTGGAGGCCGCCCGGAAGGAGGCCAAGGAGATCCTGGAAACGGCCCGGCACGAGGCCAAGGCCCTAAGGGAGGAGGCGGAGGCCCGGGCCAAGGCCCTCAGGGGGGAGCTGGAGGCCGAGCTCAAGCGGCGGGCGGAGGCGGCGGAGGCCGAGGCCAAGGCCCGCCTGGCCCAGCTGGAGGAGCGCCTCAAGGCCGAGCGGGAAGAGCTAAGGGCGGAAAGGGATCGGCTTAGGGGCCTTCAGGAGGAGCTAAAGGCGGAAAGGGAGCGCCTGAAGGAGGAAAGGGAGGAGCTTCGCCGGGAGGCGGAAAGGCTTTCCAAGCGGGGCGAGGCCCTGGACGCCCGGGCCCTAAAGCTGGACGCCCTGGAGGAGGCCCTTGCCCAGAAGGAGGAGGCCCTGAAGGCGCGGGAGGCGGGGCTTCTGGAGCGGGAAAGGGAGATAGAAAAGAAGCTTTACGAGGTGGCGGGCCTCTCCCCGGAGGAGGCGCGCAGGCTCATCCTGGAAAAGCTAGACCAGGAGCTGGAGGAGGAGAAGGCCCAAAGGGTGCGGGCGGCCCTGGAGAAGGTCCGCCTCGAGGCCCGGCGGGAGGCGCAGAAAATCCTGGCCCAGGCCATCCAACGCCAGGCCTCGGAAACCGCCGCCCAGCTCGCCGTTTCCGTGGTCCCCATCCCCTCGGACGCCATGAAGGGGCGCATCATCGGCCGGGAGGGGCGGAACATCCGCACCTTTGAGGCCCTCACGGGGGTGGACCTGATCATTGACGACACCCCCGAGGCGGTCCTCCTCTCCTCCTTCAACCCCATCCGCCGGGAGATCGCCCGCATGGCCCTGGAGGAGCTCTTAAAAGACGGCCGCATCCACCCAAGCCGCATTGAGGAGGTGGTGGAGAAGGCCAAGCAGGAGATGAAGACCTTCATCTACGAGAGGGGAGAGGAGGCGGCCTTGGAGGCCGGGGTGGTGGGGCTAAAGCCCGGCCTCATCCAGCTTTTGGGCCGGCTCCACTTCCGCTCCAGCTACGGCCAAAACGTCCTCAAGCACTCCGTGCAGGTGGCCCACCTGGCGGGGATTATGGCGGCGGAGCTGGGCCTGGACGCCGCCTTGGCCAAGCGGGCTGGGCTCCTTCACGACATCGGCAAGAGCGTGGACCGGGAGGTGGAGGGGAGCCACGTGGAGATCGGCATCGCCTTGGCCCGGCGCTTCGGGGAGCCCAAGGAGGTCATTGACGGCATCGCCCACCACCACGACCCCGAGAACGCCGAGACGGTCTACGCCGTCTTGGTGGCCGCCGCCGACGCCCTTTCCGCCGCCCGTCCTGGGGCCAGGCGGGAGAGCCTGGAGGAGTACCTCCAGCGCCTCGAGGCCCTGGAACGCATCGCCCTCTCCTTCCCCGGGGTGGAAACCGCCTTCGCCGTCCAGGCGGGGAGGGAGGTGCGGGTGATCGTCAAGCCGGACAAGATTACCGACGCCAAGGCGGTGCTCCTGGCCCGGGAGATCGCAAGCCGCATTGAGCGGGAGATGAACTACCCGGGGCAGGTCCAGGTGACGGTGGTGCGGGAAAGCCGGGCGGTGGAGTACGCCCGATAG
- a CDS encoding rod shape-determining protein yields the protein MLRGEDIGIDLGTASVLIYVRGKGIVLREPSVIAVVQGKREVKAVGAEAYRMLGRTPGNIVAVRPLKDGVIADYALTERMLLLFLQKVLSPLSRFFKPRVMVGVPSGVTDVERRAVVQAVSALAQKVYLIEEPLAAAIGAGINVAEPTGSMVVDIGGGSTDIAVISLGGIVRSESLRIAGNEMDQAIIRYVRQKYSLLIGERTAEELKIQLGRAKLLPGEEKEVAEVRGRDLVTGLPRTAEIPAEDVAEALKEPLEKIFQGVKGVLETTPPELASDIYERGILLTGGGALLKNLDVALQEATGVPVVVAENPIEAVALGTGKALEMLHVLEDTILSSDDVLRR from the coding sequence ATGCTTCGGGGCGAGGACATCGGGATTGACCTGGGGACGGCCAGCGTCCTCATCTACGTGCGGGGGAAGGGGATCGTCCTCCGCGAGCCCTCGGTGATCGCCGTGGTGCAGGGGAAGCGGGAGGTGAAGGCGGTGGGGGCCGAGGCCTACCGGATGCTGGGGCGCACCCCCGGCAACATCGTGGCCGTGCGCCCCTTAAAGGACGGGGTCATCGCCGACTACGCCCTCACCGAGCGCATGCTCCTCCTCTTCCTGCAGAAGGTGCTCTCCCCCTTAAGCCGCTTCTTCAAGCCCCGGGTGATGGTGGGGGTGCCCTCCGGGGTCACGGACGTGGAGCGGCGGGCCGTGGTCCAGGCGGTTTCCGCCCTGGCCCAGAAGGTCTACCTCATTGAGGAGCCCTTGGCCGCCGCCATCGGGGCCGGCATCAACGTGGCCGAACCCACGGGGAGCATGGTGGTGGACATCGGGGGCGGCTCCACGGACATCGCCGTCATCTCCTTAGGGGGCATCGTCCGCTCGGAAAGCCTCCGCATCGCCGGGAACGAGATGGACCAGGCCATCATCCGCTACGTCCGGCAGAAGTACAGCCTCCTCATCGGGGAGCGCACCGCCGAGGAGCTCAAGATCCAGCTGGGCCGGGCCAAGCTCCTGCCGGGGGAGGAGAAGGAGGTGGCGGAGGTCCGGGGGCGGGACCTCGTCACCGGCCTTCCCCGCACGGCGGAGATCCCGGCGGAGGACGTGGCCGAGGCCCTCAAGGAGCCCTTGGAGAAGATTTTCCAGGGGGTGAAGGGCGTGTTGGAAACCACCCCGCCCGAACTGGCCTCCGACATCTACGAACGGGGCATCCTCCTCACCGGGGGTGGGGCGCTTCTCAAGAACCTGGACGTGGCCTTGCAGGAGGCCACCGGGGTGCCCGTGGTGGTGGCGGAAAACCCCATTGAGGCCGTGGCCCTGGGCACGGGCAAGGCCTTGGAGATGCTCCACGTCCTCGAGGACACCATCCTCTCCTCCGACGATGTCCTAAGGAGGTGA
- the fabZ gene encoding 3-hydroxyacyl-ACP dehydratase FabZ yields the protein MDIQEILKLLPHRYPFLLVDRVLQADEKGFRALKNVTFNEPHFQGHFPGYPIMPGVLILEAMAQAAVGTIAKQPGFKPGGLVFLVGVEEARFKKPVVPGDTLILEGELLLFRRGLGKVAVKALVEGEERASATLSFAVREG from the coding sequence TTGGACATCCAGGAGATCCTGAAACTCCTCCCCCACCGCTACCCCTTCCTCCTCGTTGACCGGGTACTCCAAGCCGACGAGAAGGGCTTCCGCGCCCTGAAGAACGTGACCTTCAACGAGCCCCACTTCCAGGGGCACTTCCCCGGCTACCCCATCATGCCGGGGGTGCTTATCCTCGAGGCCATGGCCCAGGCGGCGGTGGGGACCATCGCCAAGCAGCCCGGCTTCAAGCCGGGGGGGCTCGTCTTCCTGGTGGGGGTGGAGGAGGCCCGGTTTAAAAAGCCCGTGGTGCCGGGGGACACCCTCATCCTGGAAGGGGAACTCCTCCTCTTCCGCCGCGGCCTCGGCAAGGTGGCGGTGAAGGCTTTGGTGGAGGGGGAGGAGCGGGCGAGCGCCACCCTCAGCTTCGCCGTGCGGGAGGGGTGA